Within Hydra vulgaris chromosome 02, alternate assembly HydraT2T_AEP, the genomic segment CAAGCGAAAACCATTAGTAAAgatgaaattaaatataaaaaaaaggagaaagaGTCTAAAAAAAATTCCGATATTCGTAAGGATCCTAAGTGTAATTCTCAGAGAAAAAACACAGACTTTAAAGATCGAGAAAGTTTGGAATTAAGGTCACAAGAAAgtcatgaaagttataaaaaacgtAACAATATTGATGATTATATTGAACCAAATCGTAAAAAGTATACAAATGATTTTGTTGAACAAAACCATAAAAGATCTACTGATGATTATATTGAACCAAATcgtaaaaaatttactaatgaTTTTGTTGAACCAAATTATAAAAGATCTACAGATGATTATGTTGAATCAGTTCGTAAAAGATATATCAATGATTATGGggaaccaaattttaaaaaatcttcagaTAATTATGTTGAACCTAATCGCAAAAGATCTCGAAAAGATTCCGATGATAGACAAGTTTTACACAAAGATTCTGATGATAGAAGAGTGCCATATAAGGATTTTGATAATCGAAAAGTGatatataaagatttagatGATAGAAGAGTAATATATAAGGATTCTGATGAAAGAAGAGgtatgaataaaaactttgaaagcaAGAAAGACAGTTCGCAAGCTTATTTTACAAAGAGTAATGATAAGAATAATGATGGTCATAGACATAAACGTACTGATTATGAGATTGTCTTGCCTGAGAAAGGTTATTCGATaccagaaaaaaataacaagaactCAAATTTAGATAAATTGAAAGTAATTTCACCTTTGGAGCCAGCTCGAAACAAGTTATACAAAAAATCTAGtaaagtttatgaaagtaaacaaaaatcaGAAAGTGATAGTTCACAAGAATCAGATAGCGAAAGTACAAAAATTATTCCTCAAAGAATTTCATTCTTAGAAAACTACTCTAAAGAGTTGAGTAAATACAGGACTCAACACAGTACAGATTTAAACAGTCAAAGAGAGGTATCAGGAAAACATAATTTAGCAGTTAATGTTTCTCGTAGTAACCATAAATCAAGTTCTAGCACTACAGAAGATAATCGACCAGAAAGATCTGAAATTCAAAGTAGTAAGGATTATTCTTACCAAGACCaaacaaatgtttcaaaatcTTCTCATCTTGACTCGGACAATTCTTTATCACAAAcaagttgtaaagatattttGCCTACAGAAATAGTTTCTAAAGCTCTATCGCCTGTACTTGTTTCACctattgataaaattgtttcacCTCCCCCTAAAAATGTCTCACCTTTGAAAAATGTCTCACCTCTACCTAAAAAAGATGAGAGTATTTATTCACCATCTTCAATTTTAAACACAGAAGCAGCTATCGATTTACCTCAGGACAATTTATCAATGATTGATAGTGTACAAAGCGATGACTCATCTCAGGATGCAACTGAACCCAATAACTCAgatataaatacattttcattttcaaacaattGGGAGAATGAACGCATAATATCTGAAACTGAGAAATATAATGAAGAAAATGATGATAAAAAAAGTGGTATGTTGAAATTACATGATTATCAGAGACGCAAGCTATCTGAAAAGCATCAAGAACTTTCCTCATCTcggtaaaatttgtttattacgtttgttttatatgcttatatgttgtatgtaattttataagtttatgttAGTTTAGTTTTGCCCTTTTAGATATTTCTTATCTTGCTGTCATAAATACACATTtagatattttgtattttaggtattttttatacatgtcatcatagtttttttaagacttagaagtcaattaaaaattcatgttatataagttaaatatttaaaatggaaTAATGAATTTGGTATTATTTTCATAACAACCTTAAGTTTTATAATGTgatagcaattaattttgtattcTTGCTGTCATAAATACAAAAGCAGTTTGTGGGTAGTTTAGTCTTCTTGTTCTTAACTATTGGCAATTATAATTTGTCTGAGATTTATTGCTTTGTGTTTTAGTGTATAATTTTGTTGCTCCTTaagtaagaattaaaaaaaaaagttaattttctatgcaaacaaaaattaaaatattgagaCAAGCTATGAATGATgaagctttttaaactttttaaatttttaattgtatagttaagtaaaataaaatttgaaagaaatttgctttgtaatttttattcttaGTACTTCAAGTGATGTGAGCTCATCAAGTGCTGTTCCAAGTCCAGAACAAAAAAGTTCAAGTAAAGAAAACATAATAAGTAATACTAAAGACagcaaaaagtaaattttttaatagcaagaggagtttttatttttggaata encodes:
- the LOC100202776 gene encoding daf-12-interacting protein 1 isoform X2, translated to MSTVKGKFVSAFQSMQMLGDYCASDLADDSSRKGSELTNNKISITKIKDFKSTTPNVIEEVHNGDELYNPLEEVDHLNTIQTIDMDIVSDNEKTDCSQDNDNTCLNLNDNKQRSGSEMLQNDSIFQEEDRGSLSDINYQSSPENTPKDKKPFLYFKKNTKIELSNKANETIDDNDELLGTALAELEEEEREEKEKLAKKMLEDQKRIEKQKKKKKNKEKLQKAKDKKKKKKKKRKYKNKKVSSDEEKPKKKKEKKKDKVIKEQNVLNPLENSSKISSVKHGLSLEISTQAKTISKDEIKYKKKEKESKKNSDIRKDPKCNSQRKNTDFKDRESLELRSQESHESYKKRNNIDDYIEPNRKKYTNDFVEQNHKRSTDDYIEPNRKKFTNDFVEPNYKRSTDDYVESVRKRYINDYGEPNFKKSSDNYVEPNRKRSRKDSDDRQVLHKDSDDRRVPYKDFDNRKVIYKDLDDRRVIYKDSDERRGMNKNFESKKDSSQAYFTKSNDKNNDGHRHKRTDYEIVLPEKGYSIPEKNNKNSNLDKLKVISPLEPARNKLYKKSSKVYESKQKSESDSSQESDSESTKIIPQRISFLENYSKELSKYRTQHSTDLNSQREVSGKHNLAVNVSRSNHKSSSSTTEDNRPERSEIQSSKDYSYQDQTNVSKSSHLDSDNSLSQTSCKDILPTEIVSKALSPVLVSPIDKIVSPPPKNVSPLKNVSPLPKKDESIYSPSSILNTEAAIDLPQDNLSMIDSVQSDDSSQDATEPNNSDINTFSFSNNWENERIISETEKYNEENDDKKSGMLKLHDYQRRKLSEKHQELSSSRTSSDVSSSSAVPSPEQKSSSKENIISNTKDSKNGTVDSNNVKPIIPLLTDNEADEHKNKKSCPLDEDDGGVATNSDDNSPYNPEVASPIDISSPPSPSAAAIEDERGVDFAAYKEVIAFQDIMKSKVKHEARKHKKRKLEEMKGQSENVGSSKPKLVDYLLRQAKVEEQMKCVLKAYFKNREITKEEYKNILKKAVPQVTMSDSPIIPEKIQSLMTKFVRKCKGQRLKEDKNRQKQRKEFAEQQRQLELQIQTSNAVINSFQQIRVLPNLPMPPVINL